The Deltaproteobacteria bacterium DNA window AGTTGTCGGTTTCGACCTCATCGATGACCACTACCGTCGTGGCCGGGTTCTTGCCCAGGACCCGACGGAGCAGGTCGGTCACGCCTTCGATCAGGGCCGCCTTCTGCTCGGCCGTGGCCCCTTCCCTGGTGATCTTGATATTCACGTATGGCATGTTCGCTCCTTGAATTTACGACTCGCTCTCTTTGCCCGTGTCACCTTTCCTCGTCCAGCACCCGACGAACCGTGGCCGCCAGGTCCGCTATCCTGTAGGGCTTGGGGAGGTACCCCCTGGCTCCCGAGGCCCGGGCCTCCTCGGCATGTTCCCCTCCGCCGTAGCCGGTGGCGACGACCACCCGGACCTGGGGAT harbors:
- a CDS encoding 4-oxalocrotonate tautomerase family protein, with the protein product MPYVNIKITREGATAEQKAALIEGVTDLLRRVLGKNPATTVVVIDEVETDNWGVGGESVTVRRAREQ